One part of the Nymphaea colorata isolate Beijing-Zhang1983 chromosome 8, ASM883128v2, whole genome shotgun sequence genome encodes these proteins:
- the LOC116259619 gene encoding metalloendoproteinase 1-MMP-like produces MENEHIPFPIADLRPVFREAFETWASPSPFDFTQTSIERIAQLHIGFYKGQDLDCPIPFDDLGDFLAHAFYPPSGTLHINADKIWAIDPKILKNTEESYDLQSVAVHEIGHLLGLDHSRIPEAIMYPTLDSQARKVELHGDDIARINFMYPRSS; encoded by the coding sequence ATGGAGAACGAGCACATTCCATTTCCTATAGCAGATCTGAGGCCTGTCTTCCGTGAGGCATTTGAAACATGGGCTTCGCCATCGCCATTCGACTTCACACAGACTTCGATCGAGAGAATCGCTCAGTTGCACATCGGATTCTACAAAGGGCAGGACTTAGATTGTCCAATTCCATTTGATGATCTTGGTGACTTTCTGGCACACGCATTTTATCCGCCATCTGGGACGCTTCACATCAACGCAGATAAAATATGGGCGATCGACCCTAAGATATTGAAGAACACGGAAGAATCGTACGACCTTCAATCGGTCGCCGTTCATGAGATCGGCCATCTACTGGGGTTGGATCATAGTAGAATTCCAGAAGCAATCATGTATCCTACCTTGGATTCTCAAGCAAGGAAGGTGGAGCTGCATGGCGATGATATTGCAAGAATCAATTTTATGTATCCTCGGTCCAGCTGA
- the LOC116259618 gene encoding metal tolerance protein 12-like has product MFRNINPEPVWFRLWVAINQLGPERSKSPELGSGSEESLFFMVMRPIRHILSERKSRKIPLFLLINTLYMFVEFIVGFMSNSLGLISNACHILFDCVALAIGLYASYISRLPENSQFNFGRGRFEFLSGYVNAVFLVLVGALIVVESFERILDPQEISTGSLLPVSTGGLVVNLVGLIFFP; this is encoded by the coding sequence ATGTTTAGGAATATAAACCCCGAACCTGTTTGGTTTCGTCTCTGGGTCGCTATTAATCAATTGGGTCCCGAACGGTCGAAATCTCCAGAATTGGGATCAGGTTCTGAGGAGTCTCTATTTTTTATGGTCATGAGACCCATTCGACACATTCTCAGTGAAAGGAAATCAAGGAAgattcctttgtttcttttgattaATACTCTTTATATGTTTGTGGAGTTTATTGTGGGATTCATGAGTAATAGCCTAGGCCTTATCTCAAATGCTTGTCATATATTGTTCGATTGTGTTGCTCTAGCCATTGGGCTCTATGCTTCATATATTTCACGGTTGCCTGAAAATTCGCAGTTCAATTTTGGGCGTGGTAGGTTTGAATTTCTTTCTGGTTATGTCAATGCAGTTTTCCTTGTATTGGTTGGAGCTCTTATTGTTGTGGAGTCATTTGAGAGGATTCTTGATCCCCAGGAGATCTCTACCGGTAGTTTGTTGCCGGTGTCTACTGGAGGCCTTGTGGTGAATTTGGTtggcttgattttttttccatga